One Odontesthes bonariensis isolate fOdoBon6 chromosome 17, fOdoBon6.hap1, whole genome shotgun sequence genomic window carries:
- the hikeshi gene encoding protein Hikeshi produces MFGCLVAGRLVQTDAVQVASDKFVFTLPDYENVNHVVVFMLGTVPFPAGMGGAVYFSFPDPVSGGPVWQLLGFITNDKPSAIFKISGLKSGEGGAHPFGMVASVSPSVAQVGVSVESLEQLAQQMPVTSAAVSTVDSFLQFTQKMLDSLYNFASSFAVSQAQMTPNPAETFIPARCILKWYENFQRRMAQNPNFWKS; encoded by the coding sequence ATGTTCGGGTGTTTGGTCGCTGGCAGGTTGGTGCAGACCGACGCGGTGCAAGTCGCCTCGGACAAGTTCGTGTTCACTCTGCCAGATTACGAGAACGTGAACCACGTGGTGGTGTTTATGTTGGGCACGGTGCCGTTTCCAGCCGGCATGGGCGGAGCCGTGTATTTCTCCTTCCCCGACCCGGTGAGCGGCGGCCCGGTGTGGCAGCTGCTGGGCTTCATCACCAACGACAAGCCCAGCGCGATCTTCAAGATCTCCGGGCTCAAGTCCGGGGAGGGAGGGGCGCACCCCTTCGGCATGGTGGCCTCCGTGTCACCGTCCGTGGCTCAGGTCGGCGTGTCGGTGGAGTCTCTGGAGCAGCTCGCCCAGCAGATGCCAGTAACTAGTGCTGCCGTGTCCACCGTGGACTCCTTCCTGCAGTTTACACAGAAGATGCTGGACAGTCTCTACAACTTCGCCTCATCGTTCGCCGTGTCGCAGGCGCAAATGACGCCGAACCCGGCAGAGACGTTCATCCCGGCCCGCTGCATCCTGAAGTGGTATGAGAACTTCCAGCGGAGGATGGCGCAGAACCCCAACTTCTGGAAAAGCTGA